Proteins co-encoded in one Streptococcus pyogenes genomic window:
- a CDS encoding MBL fold metallo-hydrolase, with product MKLTTLGSWGAYPYQDAGTTSYLVTGHDGFQLLMDAGSRALNELEKEISPLDLDAVIISHYHPDHVADLGVLRHYFQLYPKHLWQPKVLPIYGHDEDRNEFAKLSIPDVSEGRAYDVTGVEQIGSFDITFLKTVHPVVCYAFRIVERATGQVLVFTGDSGYFEGLADFAKEADLFLADVYLYEGNENHMAHLTSKEAGLMASQAGVKKLVLTHMPPVPPDGINSKNHLEVLRQETQAYAGNIPVDLALPHKSWNLGSLS from the coding sequence ATGAAATTAACCACCTTAGGGTCTTGGGGAGCCTATCCCTATCAAGATGCAGGCACAACCTCTTATTTGGTCACAGGACATGACGGCTTTCAGTTATTGATGGATGCTGGTAGTCGAGCGCTCAATGAGCTGGAAAAAGAAATCAGTCCTCTCGATTTGGATGCAGTGATTATTAGCCATTACCATCCAGACCACGTGGCCGATTTAGGCGTGTTGCGCCATTATTTTCAACTTTATCCTAAACACCTGTGGCAGCCTAAAGTATTGCCCATTTATGGGCATGATGAGGACCGAAACGAATTTGCTAAGTTAAGCATTCCTGATGTTTCAGAAGGTAGAGCCTATGATGTTACTGGAGTTGAACAGATTGGTTCTTTTGACATTACCTTTCTTAAAACAGTCCATCCAGTTGTGTGTTATGCCTTTCGAATTGTAGAAAGAGCGACTGGTCAGGTACTTGTCTTTACTGGAGACAGTGGTTATTTTGAAGGATTGGCAGACTTCGCAAAAGAAGCAGACCTTTTCTTAGCGGATGTTTACTTATACGAAGGCAATGAAAATCATATGGCCCATTTGACCAGTAAGGAAGCAGGACTAATGGCTAGCCAGGCAGGTGTTAAGAAGCTTGTCTTGACCCACATGCCACCGGTTCCTCCAGATGGTATTAATTCCAAAAACCATTTAGAAGTGTTGAGGCAAGAAACACAGGCCTATGCAGGTAATATTCCTGTTGACCTTGCCTTACCACACAAATCTTGGAACTTGGGGAGTCTTTCTTGA
- the tadA gene encoding tRNA adenosine(34) deaminase TadA: MPYSLEEQTYFMQEALKEAEKSLQKAEIPIGCVIVKDGEIIGRGHNAREESNQAIMHAEMMAINEANAHEGNWRLLDTTLFVTIEPCVMCSGAIGLARIPHVIYGASNQKFGGVDSLYQILTDERLNHRVQVERGLLAADCANIMQTFFRQGRERKKIAKHLIKEQSDPFD; the protein is encoded by the coding sequence ATGCCATATAGTTTAGAAGAGCAAACTTATTTCATGCAAGAGGCTTTAAAAGAAGCCGAAAAATCCTTACAGAAAGCTGAAATCCCCATTGGCTGTGTCATTGTCAAGGATGGTGAGATTATTGGTCGTGGGCACAATGCGCGTGAAGAGAGTAACCAAGCCATTATGCACGCTGAAATGATGGCTATTAACGAGGCTAACGCTCATGAAGGCAACTGGCGTTTATTAGATACCACACTCTTTGTGACCATCGAGCCTTGTGTGATGTGTAGTGGTGCCATTGGGCTAGCAAGGATTCCGCATGTTATTTATGGAGCCAGCAATCAAAAATTTGGTGGAGTAGACAGCCTTTACCAGATTTTGACAGATGAGCGCTTAAACCATCGCGTGCAAGTTGAACGAGGCCTGCTAGCAGCAGACTGTGCTAACATCATGCAAACCTTTTTCCGCCAAGGGCGAGAGCGCAAAAAAATAGCTAAGCATTTGATCAAGGAACAGTCAGATCCCTTTGACTAG